From uncultured Flavobacterium sp., one genomic window encodes:
- a CDS encoding T9SS sorting signal type C domain-containing protein, with translation MIRKIFCSLILISSTFSLELYAQQGKVDITFNTFDDGINGDGFDNTVRTLSMQSDENLIVGGDYSGLNGIPVSYLTRLKPDGTIDESFSTGKGFNGKVYASHIQPDGKIIIGGSFTSYNGISSGGLIRLNADGTYDETFFTSIGSVKDIVYNICLQSDGKIIIVGNFSKYNNVTVNRIARLLPNGALDPAFITGVGSSVNITNARVLSNGKILISGNFSSFNGVASNRIVRLNSDGSIDTTFNIGTGFNDDVNAMAVQADGKVILGGSFTIYNEVNANRIIRINENGSIDNSFLSGSGISAGTVQIIKLDFLGQIMVGGSFTGFYNGDHINRVLLLNSDGTLKTDFDMGSGPGNASVLALNNDSEGSWHIGGTFLTFDGLNQGKLAKVTADGEHDSSYLAAGVGFDSSVLKILPLENNKTMVFGSFTKFNGVPTFRITRLLDNGFSDPTFNSGKSGANNLIKSGVLQSDGKIVFGGNFTKYNDINCNRIVRILADGTIDASFNIGTGFNGQVSAIAIQSDEKIIVAGNFITYNGSKDIGRIIRLLPDGSRDTSFNVGLGANVTIEAILIQPDGKILVAGRFNSFNDNTFARLVRLNSNGSIDYGFNIGRGFDNYVYAIALQSDEKIIVGGSFVNYNGISQKRILRLNPDGSLDATFESGTGFSKGDVRSILVQPDDRILVGGAFSGTYKNSVSSRLIRLLKTGSYDASFYAPLNNSLSSMSFTSDYRVLIGGNFNSVSGISKHRIARLKLCLDSTIWNGSFWSNGLPSGGKELFFKENFTSLTAANVCSCSIDEGKTVTLLSGNTLGIEFSYLGLGTLVLEDSASLYQSDDDMINTGIIYFKRKVKPMLRYDFVYWSSPVENQKLIDVSPTTLFDKYKSYDGLADAWKVEAPSNSMIVGKGYSIRAPQEFSTTERSAFEATFKGVPNNGKVEINLETDNGFSLVGNPYPSAVDADTFLTDNTSKIKGVLYFWTHNTPVTNLKYTADDFATFNLLGGVGTSATSLGVTTTKPDGTIAAGQSFFLKSKSLGTVEFTNKMRIRGRNTSFFKPAKEGKEANKGIREKHRIWLNLKNNEGAFKQILVGYINGATDFYDDNYDAEVLSGNQFVDFYSIIENKKLVIQGRALPFSPKDSIVLGYKMGVEGNYSFSIDSNDVLFDDVDVFIKDKDLKIIHNLKERPYLFSTQKGTFNDRFVLCFFNENLKTNNFEAEANRIIVFVNKKSIEVNAVKNSIKDISIFDILGREIYQKKEIKNSKFSIENLSSQNQILLIKVTLENGSNTTHKVIF, from the coding sequence TTGATTAGAAAAATATTTTGTTCGTTAATTTTAATTAGTTCGACGTTTAGTCTGGAGCTTTATGCACAACAAGGCAAAGTTGATATTACTTTTAACACGTTTGATGATGGAATAAACGGAGATGGTTTCGATAATACAGTTCGGACTTTATCAATGCAATCAGATGAAAATCTTATTGTTGGAGGAGATTATTCGGGTCTTAACGGAATCCCTGTTTCTTATTTAACACGCTTAAAACCGGATGGTACTATTGATGAAAGTTTTAGTACAGGTAAAGGTTTTAATGGCAAAGTATATGCTTCACATATTCAACCTGATGGTAAAATAATAATTGGAGGGAGTTTTACATCTTACAATGGCATCAGTTCAGGCGGGCTTATTCGTTTAAATGCAGATGGAACTTATGATGAGACATTTTTTACTTCTATTGGTTCGGTGAAAGATATTGTTTATAACATTTGTCTACAATCTGATGGTAAAATTATTATTGTAGGCAATTTTTCAAAATACAATAATGTCACAGTTAACAGAATTGCGCGGCTTCTTCCTAACGGAGCTTTAGATCCTGCTTTTATCACAGGTGTTGGTTCGTCAGTAAACATAACAAATGCGAGAGTTTTATCAAATGGAAAAATACTGATCTCTGGAAATTTTAGTTCATTTAATGGAGTTGCGAGCAATAGAATTGTACGTTTAAATTCTGATGGGAGTATAGATACAACCTTTAATATAGGAACGGGTTTTAACGATGATGTCAATGCTATGGCAGTTCAAGCCGATGGTAAAGTTATTCTGGGAGGAAGTTTTACGATTTATAATGAAGTTAACGCCAACAGAATTATTCGTATTAATGAAAACGGAAGTATAGACAATAGTTTTTTATCTGGTTCCGGTATAAGTGCTGGTACTGTACAAATAATCAAATTAGATTTTTTGGGGCAAATAATGGTGGGAGGATCTTTTACCGGTTTCTATAATGGTGACCATATAAATAGAGTACTTCTTTTAAATTCTGACGGAACTTTGAAAACAGATTTTGATATGGGATCAGGTCCTGGTAATGCATCTGTTTTAGCGTTAAATAATGATTCAGAAGGATCTTGGCATATTGGTGGCACTTTTTTAACGTTTGATGGACTAAATCAAGGCAAATTGGCAAAAGTTACTGCAGATGGGGAACATGATAGCAGTTATTTGGCGGCAGGAGTTGGTTTTGATAGTTCAGTTTTAAAAATTTTACCATTAGAGAATAATAAAACAATGGTTTTTGGAAGTTTTACAAAGTTTAATGGCGTTCCTACTTTTAGAATTACCCGGCTTTTAGATAATGGATTTTCTGATCCCACTTTTAACTCGGGTAAGTCAGGCGCCAATAATCTCATTAAATCTGGGGTATTACAATCAGATGGAAAAATTGTTTTTGGAGGGAATTTTACGAAGTATAATGATATTAACTGTAATCGTATTGTTCGGATTTTAGCTGACGGAACAATTGATGCTTCATTTAATATAGGTACAGGATTCAATGGTCAAGTATCTGCAATCGCAATTCAATCAGATGAAAAAATAATAGTAGCGGGCAATTTTATTACGTATAATGGTTCAAAGGACATAGGAAGGATAATTAGATTATTGCCAGATGGTTCTCGGGATACTAGTTTTAATGTTGGTCTTGGGGCTAATGTTACTATTGAAGCTATTTTGATTCAGCCTGATGGAAAAATTTTGGTGGCAGGAAGATTTAATAGTTTTAATGATAATACTTTCGCCCGTTTAGTTCGACTGAATTCAAACGGAAGTATTGATTACGGTTTTAATATTGGTAGAGGTTTTGATAATTATGTATATGCAATTGCGTTACAATCAGATGAAAAAATTATTGTAGGCGGTTCATTTGTAAACTATAATGGAATTTCTCAAAAACGGATTCTTCGGCTAAATCCTGACGGAAGTCTGGATGCAACTTTTGAGTCTGGTACCGGTTTTAGTAAAGGTGATGTTCGTAGTATTCTAGTTCAGCCTGATGATAGGATTTTGGTTGGAGGAGCTTTTTCCGGAACTTATAAAAATTCAGTTTCTTCACGATTAATACGATTATTGAAAACGGGCAGTTATGATGCTTCCTTTTATGCACCTCTAAATAATAGTCTTTCTTCGATGAGTTTTACGTCTGATTACAGAGTATTAATTGGAGGGAATTTTAATTCGGTTTCAGGAATTTCAAAACATAGAATTGCACGTTTAAAACTATGTTTGGATTCAACAATTTGGAATGGATCTTTTTGGAGTAATGGTCTTCCATCAGGTGGAAAAGAGTTATTTTTTAAAGAAAATTTTACTTCTCTCACAGCAGCAAACGTTTGTAGTTGTTCTATTGATGAAGGAAAGACAGTAACGCTTTTAAGCGGGAATACTTTAGGGATCGAATTTTCATACTTAGGTTTAGGAACGCTGGTCTTAGAAGATTCAGCCAGCTTGTATCAATCGGATGATGATATGATTAATACCGGAATTATATATTTTAAAAGAAAAGTAAAACCGATGTTAAGGTATGATTTTGTTTATTGGTCATCTCCAGTTGAAAATCAAAAATTGATAGATGTTTCTCCAACTACTTTGTTTGATAAATATAAATCTTATGACGGTTTGGCTGACGCTTGGAAAGTTGAGGCGCCTTCAAACAGTATGATCGTTGGCAAAGGATATAGTATCAGAGCGCCGCAAGAGTTTTCAACTACGGAGCGTTCTGCATTTGAAGCTACTTTTAAGGGAGTACCAAATAATGGAAAAGTTGAAATTAATTTAGAGACTGACAATGGTTTTAGCTTAGTTGGTAATCCTTACCCATCAGCAGTTGATGCCGACACTTTTTTGACTGATAATACTTCAAAAATAAAAGGCGTTCTCTATTTCTGGACTCATAACACACCCGTGACCAATTTAAAATATACGGCTGACGACTTTGCAACTTTTAATTTGCTTGGAGGTGTTGGTACCTCTGCAACTTCTTTAGGTGTTACTACAACAAAACCTGATGGAACAATTGCGGCAGGACAGTCTTTTTTTCTAAAGAGTAAGAGCTTAGGAACAGTAGAATTTACAAACAAAATGCGGATTCGCGGAAGAAACACATCCTTTTTTAAACCTGCTAAAGAGGGTAAAGAAGCAAATAAAGGTATACGTGAAAAGCATAGGATTTGGTTGAATCTGAAAAATAATGAAGGAGCTTTTAAGCAAATTTTAGTAGGCTATATAAATGGAGCAACAGATTTTTATGACGACAATTATGACGCAGAAGTGTTGAGCGGAAATCAGTTTGTGGATTTTTACAGTATTATCGAAAATAAGAAGTTAGTAATACAAGGTAGAGCCTTGCCCTTTTCACCAAAAGATTCAATTGTTTTAGGGTATAAAATGGGCGTCGAGGGGAATTATAGTTTTAGTATTGATAGTAATGATGTATTGTTTGATGATGTAGATGTTTTCATTAAAGATAAAGATTTGAAAATTATTCATAATTTAAAAGAAAGACCTTATTTGTTTAGTACCCAAAAAGGAACTTTTAACGATCGTTTTGTTTTGTGTTTTTTTAATGAAAACTTAAAAACAAATAATTTTGAAGCAGAAGCAAATAGAATTATTGTTTTTGTAAACAAAAAAAGTATTGAGGTAAATGCTGTAAAAAATAGCATTAAAGATATTTCTATTTTTGACATTTTAGGAAGAGAAATTTACCAAAAAAAGGAGATTAAAAACAGTAAATTTTCAATCGAAAATCTGTCTTCCCAAAATCAAATTTTATTGATAAAAGTAACTTTGGAGAACGGTTCAAATACGACTCATAAAGTTATATTTTAG